In Electrophorus electricus isolate fEleEle1 chromosome 12, fEleEle1.pri, whole genome shotgun sequence, a single window of DNA contains:
- the mtnr1ab gene encoding melatonin receptor type 1A-A, with product MKINESRLMNISSLKPSEFPLSRPPWVSTTLGSVLIFTIIIDILGNLLLILSVYRNKKLRNAGNTFVVSLAVADLLVAIYPYPLVLTSIFHNGWNLGFVHCQVSGFLMGLSVVGSIFNITAIAINRYCYICHSLKYSKLYCKKNSLCYVLLIWILTVVAIVPNFYVDSLQYDPRVYSCTFTQSASSAYTIAVVSFHFLLPILIVTYCYLRIWILVIQVRKRVKPELRPKITPHDIRNFVTMFVVFVLFAVCWAPLNFIGLAVAADPERVAPLIPEWLFVSSYFVAYFNSCLNAIIYGLLNQNFRREYKRIIVSFCTAKVVFPESSNEVVDRNKSKPSLLLTNNQKIESV from the exons atgaaaattaatgaaaGCCGATTAATGAACATTTCTTCTTTGAAGCCCTCTGAGTTCCCACTCAGTCGTCCTCCGTGGGTCTCTACAACTTTGGGCAGCGTTCTGATATTCACCATCATCATCGATATATTAGGTAACCTCCTCTTGATCCTCTCCGTGTACAGGAATAAGAAATTAAGAAACGCAG GGAACACATTTGTGGTGAGCCTGGCAGTAGCAGACCTACTGGTGGCCATCTACCCCTATCCCCTGGTACTGACATCCATTTTCCATAACGGATGGAACTTGGGCTTTGTCCACTGCCAAGTCAGTGGCTTCCTGATGGGCCTGAGTGTCGTTGGCTCCATATTCAACATCACGGCCATCGCCATCAACCGCTACTGTTACATTTGCCACAGCCTCAAGTACAGCAAGCTCTACTGCAAAAAAAACTCCCTGTGCTATGTCCTTCTTATCTGGATACTAACTGTGGTTGCTATAGTGCCAAACTTCTATGTGGACTCACTGCAGTACGACCCCCGGGTGTACTCTTGCACATTCACGCAGTCTGCCAGCTCGGCCTACACCATAGCAGTGGTCTCCTTCCATTTCCTACTTCCCATCCTGATTGTCACCTACTGCTACCTGAGGATCTGGATTTTGGTCATCCAGGTGCGGAAACGCGTCAAACCTGAGCTCCGGCCCAAGATCACGCCACACGACATCAGGAACTTCGTCACCATGTTCGTGGTATTTGTACTCTTCGCCGTTTGCTGGGCACCGCTCAACTTCATCGGCCTGGCTGTCGCTGCAGACCCAGAACGAGTGGCACCACTCATCCCTGAGTGGCTCTTTGTATCCAGTTACTTCGTGGCCTACTTCAACAGCTGCCTTAATGCCATAATCTATGGGCTGCTCAATCAGAACTTCCGGCGAGAGTACAAAAGGATCATTGTTTCGTTTTGCACTGCTAAGGTGGTCTTCCCAGAGAGCTCCAATGAGGTCGtagacagaaacaaaagcaagcCATCCCTTTTATtgacaaacaaccaaaaaattGAGTCAGTGTAA